CTTAGTACACACTCTTGGCCCCCTGCTGCACCTGGGCCGGGAACGGATCCAGGATGCTCTTCGGCGCGTTGTTCCAGATCACGTCCGCCAGATTCGACATCCGGCTCACGATCTGCGCCGCGACGCCGCCCGCCGCCCCGAACAACCCGCACCACCCTAACGTCACGAAGCCCCAGTGCAACGGCGCCGCAAACAGCTCATCCACAAACCAGAACGCATGGCCCCACTCGTTGAGTCCCACGTTCGGCAGAATGAACATCGGCCCCACCACTGCCGCCACCAACGGAAACGACGTCGCCTGGCTGTACAGCGGCAACCGCGTCTGCGCATACAGGTAGCTCGACACGCCGCACGTGATGTACAACGGGAACGTCCCGTAGAACGCCACAATGTGGCTCGCCGTGAAGCTCGTGTCCCGGATGATCACTTGGTGCCACGCCGCATCCTGTTCCAACGTGTAGCTCCCCGCGTAGTACACGCCCCAGATGTAGCACACCAACCACCCCATCCAGTAAAAGTACCGCTTCAGCTCCAACTTCGGGTCCAGATTCGCCAGGTTCCGATCCCGCGTCACCCAGATCCAGCCGATCGAGGTGGCAAAGAAGATGGCGTTGGCCAGAATGTTGAACCGCCACAGCCCCATCCATACCGACTCAAACTCCGGGGTCATCGAATCCAACCCATGCGAATACCCGAAGGTCCGCTGATACACCACCCAAAACACCCCGATCGCCAACATCGCAAACCAGCCGATCTTCACCGGCTTCGAATCGTACCACTGCGACACATCATATCCCCGCTCGCTTGATGCTGCCATGATCGAACCTCCTTGTTAGACCCACCTCCGCATCGATTCAATCCTCAAGAATTGCCCAAGATCCGCCCATTCCTCGATAGTCTTGATTTGGAGAACTCATAACCAATCACGACGAAAAGGAGAATGATGGTTATCGGTCCAATGGTCTTGCGGGCAATTGTCGCGTAATCGATTTGCTGCACCCGTAACAAATAGGAGGATGAGCTGAAACCTTCCGGCGCAATGATTAACTTATAGAGCCCTTTGGCTAACTTGGCTTCTCCTCGGAGCACTCCGTCCGGATGAATCGTGGGCGGCCAGTAGGCAACCGTCTCTTCCTCTGATGTCTCGCTCACTCCCTTGATAACCCGCACGCCTATCGGAAGATTGCGCAGGATCGGATCGACGAGATCCACCACGAGAAACGTATCGCCTTCACCGGGGATCTCAGTACAGTACTGCGCCTTCGCTGCATGTTGCGGCTGGTAGGCGTTGAAATGAACGAGATTCCCGCCGACTCGTTGAACACAACTATCCTCTTCTATGGTCACATTGCCATGCGCGCCTGCTAGACCCGGCAGAATCATTGGGAAAACCACGAGCACACCGAGAATTTTGCGAGATGGGACTGGTCGCTTCAATCTGATCGGGTTAGGACTCCACATCCCTCGCTGTAGTGTCCCAGCGAGGACAATCAGCGCGAGACTTACAATGAAAATCATCATCGACTTTCACCTCCTTTCACCCCCATTTAGAAAGCATACTCTGTGAAAGATGAAGGCCTCCTTAGAATTTCATGAAGAAATCTTCATGATCATGACTTCGGTTGAACCTATTTCTACTTCTTCTCAAGTGTCTTATTAATCCAACGATCATGTCCTTGTCGTAGCCGGCGTCGGAATAGATCCAACTCCATTGCATGACAGCTTCAGTTGGAGACACCAGCCTGCAGCTCATCAGCCAACGCGTACAGCTTCTTTTGTTCAAAGGCTGCTAGATATATTTCTACCACTATGTCCATAGTTTGTCAAAATATATTATTGACAAACTATGGACACTCCAGATACTTTTACGAAAAGCTTGCCAGTTACTGCCATGGAAAGGAGACGCTCATCATGTTGATCTACTTAAAAATTCTCTTTGCCCTCCCTGGCCTTATCCTGCTGGGACTAGGGTTTAGTGCGTTCTCGACCTCGAAAACCTATGCGCACGAGAAACAATCCAATGCGCCCTTACATGCTGGGGTCACGACGGCACCTCTCTATGGATTTCGTCTCCCAGATATCGACGGCCATCCTGTCGATCTCAAGACATTCAAGGGTAAGGTGCTGCTCATTGTGAATACCGCAAGCATGTGCGGCAATACGCCGCAGTATGCCGACCTCCAGGAAATGTACGAGCGGTATCAGGAACGGGGATTTGAGGTCCTGGCATTTCCGGCCAACGACTTCGGGCAGCAAGAGCCGGGCACAAACCAAGAAATTAAAGGATTCTGCTACACCAGATACAGCATCAGTTTCCCCCTGTTTTCTAAAATCAGCGTGGTGGGGAAAGACAAGCATCCACTCTACCGATACTTGACCGAGCAGAGTGCGTTCCCTGGCCGTGTGACGTGGAACTTCCAGAAATACTTAGTGGATCGCTCCGGGAACGTCATCGGAAAATATGACCCCGGAATGAATCCTTTGTCACCCACCATTCTGGCCGATGTGGAGAAAGCCTTGACGGCAAGCTGACGGTCTGCGCCGACAAGGAATGACGCATGCTGAGGAATCGGCTTCATCTCAAGATTGGTCTTGGTCTCGGCCTGTTTCTATATCACGCACCGGTCACCGGCCTTGCAGCGGATGAGTGGGTGCGAGTTGGGGGAACACATAAATACGACCGCTACGTGAATATGACCAGTATTGGGGCATGGGGACCAACAGTCACTCTTTGGACGCTTCGGGACTTTCGAGTAGAGCGGGCTATCCCACGTGGTCCCTACCGGTCATTGAAGATCAAACGGCAATATCACTGTGACCAACGAAAGAGCCGGCCCCTCTACGTCCGGTACTACCCGCTAGCCTTGGCGCAAGGCCCTGTCCTCTACGCGGCGCCAGCCACGCGTGAGTGGTCACGTGTGGTTCCGGGCAGCGACGACGATACGGAAATGAAAGTCGCCTGCCGCACAGTCCTGCCGGCGTTACGTCCGGATAACAGAGGCTAATATGCAACCACTATTGATGTTGATGGTACTGAGTTATGGAATGATGGCGGCCTGTACAGGGGGTGAGACACCGTCCGGTTCACCACCAAGCGTCGCAGCGGAGTGGACCAAGATCGGAGAGACCGAGACCTATGTCTATTATGCTGATCACGGCAGTATTCGGAAGACGGACGAGACCGTCACGATGACAGACCTCTTCGACTATAGGACTAACCAGACGGAAGGTGGCATCCCCGCGCTTTCAAAAATCACTCTGCGGGAATATGACTGTCAGAACCGCAAAAGCCAACCAGTGAAAACGACATGGTTTCCCGACCATATGGGTTCAGGAGCTGCAGGACGCACCACTGGAGCCACAGGCCAATTAACGACCTCGGCCAGTGGCACGGCTACTGCCGCGCTCATGACGATCGCGTGTGGACGTTGAGAAGTTGTTCAAGACGTTAGTCAAAGTCTGCTCGGTATCGGGCTGGTGATCCAATACGTCCAGGAAACACTGATCGCTCAAGTCAAGATTAAGCGTAATCGGACAGGATGGCCTCAGCTGCTTTCCGTCCCGACAACAGGGCCCCATCCAGCGTCCCGCTTTCCCGGTAATCTCCGCAAAGATACAGCCCCTCAGCCTGACGCGGTGAGATGGTGCGGTTCCCAGGTGAACACGCATTGAGTGGGGGCAGCGCACGCTGAATGCGATCGGTCCGCAGATGACGCCATTCGTTGATCTGCGAGCCGAACCAAGAGCAAAGATGTCCCTGTACCGTTTGTGACAGATCAGTGTGCGTATCAATCTGTTCAGCCACGGTTACTGAGATCAAGGCGCGCCCAGACGGCGCGTATGAGGGCGCTGCTTCACTCAAGACACAGACCGTCCGGACCACCCCATCACCGTCCCCATTTAACATCAACCAGGGTCCTCGTTGCGGAGCAGCGGGGGCATCGAAATAGAGCGTAACTGAGCCACGAGCTGAGGCGCTTGGTCTGTCATCTCCACGCAAACGGGCCGCAGTCGCGTCATCCGTCGCCACCACGAGGACATCGGCTGCAAGCTGTTCCCCGGACTCCAACATCGCGCTGGATCCCTGAATCCGTTGGACGGTTTGGTTCAAGCGGATTGTCCCCGGGTTCAGGTTGGCTGCGAGTTGTTGTGCAACGGCGCCCATACCGTCTCGCGGTAAGGCAGTAACTCCTCGGCAGAAAGCCCCCCAGACCAGCTCAAAAATCCAGTAAGGCGTGCTCAATTCCGTTTCCAAGAATACGCTGCTGAGAAACGGTCGAAAAAAATGCATCACCATAGCGTCCGAAAAGTCATAAGCCCGCAATACATCGCGAGTCGGCTGGGTAGGGTCTTTCATCTGAGAGACGGGGTGCTGCTGCAAGATGTCTCGTCGCATACGCAGCATCCTGAACTTGTCGGCAAGTGAGCCAATGGGACTGAGCAACATCTCTGGAAGATCTTGCGGCCGGCGAAAGGGATCGCTCATTACGTGAAAGCGGCCGGCGTGGCGAATGAGGGCTCCGGGGTGGAACGGCATGAGCTTCAATGCAGAATAGTTCAACGCCTCGCGCGCTTCCGGATAGCCGGCAAGAAGGACCTGAAATCCACGATCGAGTTGAAAGCCCTCGACACGATCCGTACGGGCACGTCCTCCGATGCCATCGGACGCTTCAAGGACCGTGCAAGCGAGGCCTGCGTTTGTCAGACGACGCGTGCAGGCTAATCCGGCAACGCCGGCCCCGATGATGAGCACGTTTGGAGTTGCGGACATGGTGAGTTATTTCACCTCTTGAGCCACTGGAGACATGCGGCCTCTTCGGCCGTCACATTTTCCCGGCCTTGTCGTCGAAGAACCTGTCACGACCATCTCCGTAGCTGCTCCGTCAAAGTCTTCGCGATCAGTTGCAAATCGAATGGCCAGGCATAGCGTAATTCGACATCGGGATACTTCGGCCTGAGCTGCTCAAGAATCTCCGGTATCTCGACTTCCGAATGGGAACCGCCCGGCGTGAACATCGTGGTCAACACGGTAATGGATGTCGCCCCTTGTTTCACCACATCCTCCACTGCTTCTTCCAATGTCGGAGCGCAGAACTCGTTGTAGGCCATGGCAAACAAGACATCACCCAGATGTGGGCGCAGTACGGCCCCCACGGCCTCTAATCCCGATTGGTAAGGATCGGTCGCTTTAGTTCGTGGCCAACGACGGATTTTCTGATCCAATTCCAGTTCTTCAGGGGACGGAGGCTGTTTCGCCGCACGCCGTTGGGCTTCCAATCGTTTCAATTTCGTGACCAGATCCTGCGGGCAGTCTTTGGGGATGCCACCATGACCTACAAGAATAACCCCCTTCATCGAATCACTCATAAGTTTCGTCTCCTATGGCTAATGCGCACGGCGTTTCATGGCCGTGCAATTGTGTGAGAACCGACCGATCCTTTGCCAAATACTTCACGGAGCCGTTTCGAGACGCAAATCATCAAAGTATGTGACGGCATCGGACTTGGTCCACAGCCCAACACGCCCCTTGGCAAACGTTCGATCACAGAGTGCAAAAGCGGGCGATAGACGGCCGAACAGGAGAACGAGCACATAGACATACCCTACCCGCATTGAGAGGTCGAGTAGAGATGCCTCGTGTTTATGGACGCTCATCGCCATGTAACTTCTTCCCAACAGAGATGGATGAAGGTCTCGTACGGTGGAAAATTTCTTGTGTTCTGCTCTTTGGATCGAACCCACAGATCGATTTCCATCCCAGCCGGATCGGTCTCACCTCCCGGTAGCATGCGTTTCACCGGATACTGAACCTGATGGGTATCAGGATCCCGGGAGCGTTCCATCACCATAAAATGCGCGTCATAGTCTTTATAAAGCACCTCATCATTTCTGTAGACGGTGGCGGTTCCCCAGCCTGCCAAGTACAACCAGGTCTTGGGATAGAGGGGATCGCCGTTATTCGAATCGCCGTGCTCATAGACCCTCGTGGCAATTCCACCATCGTGGAACGGCTGTTTCGCGGCGAAGCGGTCAAAGACGATCCGATAGTGATCCGTTTCTTCCGTAAATTGCGCAATCACACGGCCACTATTCAGCACCTCGTTCACCTCGATATTAATGCTGCCCTGTACCGGAGTGAGATGCTTGCCGGCATAATCAAGATGGTCCCAAGGTGATTGATCCTTCATGCTGCCGATCAACAGCGGGGCCGCACCTGTGAGTCTGAACATTCCACTGTAGAACGGGTGTTCGGCAGCTTTAAAAATCCTGGTGCCCTCTGTTTCTTTCGGCGTGCCAAATACACCTTCCTCTGCGAAGGCGATGGGTAGGACCGCACTACTGATCGCGAAACTCACCGCACAGAGCCACTGCATTCTCAGCGAGATCATAGTCCTCCTTTGCCTCGTGTGTATCCGAGTTCGATCTGTAGAGACACCATCTTCACAGGCTCACAGAGTCCGTCGGGGCTAAGTATTCTTGGAGATTGGTTTTCCCATAGCGACTCCCCGGGTACACGGTTCGAATAAACTTCGCCACGAGGGCCATCAGTTTCTTCACCGCAGGGGTTTTTTCAGGATCTGTGGCAGGCAGCAACCGCACGGTGATGGCTTTCTCGTGTAGCTTGAGCTGGATAAAGAAGTTGGTTGAGGTGCCCTGTTCGATCGCCACAGACTCGAGCAAAGCATCCTTGCCGCTTCTAGAGAGATAGAATTCTTGAACCTTGAGCATCTCGGCTCCAGTCCGTTGAAGAATTGGCGTGAAATGCTGATACAACGCCTGAAGATCTCCGACTGCTTCTATGACAGCGTGCGGCATGTCCGTTCCTTTCTACACATGATTCCGCAACATCAGTTCCTTGGGATGCGGATGAAGATACACCTGGTCACGGATGTAGCTCACGTCGAAGACCTGAACGTAGTGCTTCAGCAGCGTCAACGGAACGATCAGGGGAGTGAGTCCCTGATGATAGTCATTGATCACACCCAACAGCTCGGCCTTTTCACGTGGACTCATTCGTTTCTTGAAGTGGCCGACGATATGTTGCAAGACATTCACATGTTTCCGTACCGTCGCTCTCACGGCCAACGTCTTCATAAAGAGATCGGCATACTTCACCGTCAGGTCCTTAGGGCGATACCGTTCTGCCTGAGCGACGAGCTGCCCCATCGTCTTGTAGTGCTGTGGGCTGTGGGACAGCAACAAATACTTGTGGATCGTGTGAAAGCGAATGAGCTCTTGCCTGTTGAGCCCATTTTGTAGCAGGTCCTGCAGTCGACGATAGCAAAACACACGCTCGATAAAGTTCTCTCTGAGTGCCGAGTCGCAGAGCCTGCCTTCCTCTTCGACAGGAATAAGAGGAAATGCATCTCGAAAGGCCTTTGCGAAGACTCCCGCGCCACTGTGACTCGGCATCCCCTGCGGCGTATACACACGCACCCGTTCGACCCCGCAACTGGGTGAACCTCGTTTGAAGACAAAACCTGAGAGGTTCAATTTGTTGAGAGCGTCGAGACGCTCCTCAATCATCGTCTCCATCGCGGCAGTGTGATCCTGCTGGCTCGTAATCGTGATGAGTCGGGGTTGCCGTGGATTCCCAACCAACCGCATGGCTTCGCGAGGGATACCCAATCCCGCTTCCACCTCGGGACAGACTGATACCCACTCGACATAACGACCCAATACATCCGTCAGGAAATGGTCCTGTTTATGTCCTCCGTCGAAGCGAACTTCATCTCCGAGCAGACACCGGCTGATGCCAAGGCGAATCGGGGAAGCCGTCATCTTACTGCCTCCTGCTTCCCGAGATGAAGATATTCCTGACGCGCAAGCTGGTGATCCACCACCGGAGCAGGATAGTCGGTCCCGATTCGGCATCCAGCGAGCGTCTGCTCCTCAGCGGTCATGAGATGCGGCTCATGAATTTTCTTCGCTGATACATGAGTCAATTCAGAAACGTAACAGCGGATGTAAGCCCCCTCAGGGTCGAACTTTCTACTCTGAAGCGCCGGATTAAAGATCCGATAGCCCGGCATGCTATCCGTTCCAGTCGACGCACACCATTGCCAATTCCCATTGTTGGCCGCCACATCGGCGTCAAGTAGGTGGCGCATGAAGTACTGTTCACCGCTCTGCCAGTCGATCCGAAGATCTTTGATTAGAAAGGAAGCCACGATCATGCGGACGCGGTTGTGCATCCACCCTGTCTGGTTGAGCTGCCGCATACCGGCATCGACGATCGGATACCCCGTCCGCCCACTGCACCAGGCCAGGAATAGGG
This Nitrospira sp. DNA region includes the following protein-coding sequences:
- a CDS encoding DUF523 and DUF1722 domain-containing protein, translating into MTASPIRLGISRCLLGDEVRFDGGHKQDHFLTDVLGRYVEWVSVCPEVEAGLGIPREAMRLVGNPRQPRLITITSQQDHTAAMETMIEERLDALNKLNLSGFVFKRGSPSCGVERVRVYTPQGMPSHSGAGVFAKAFRDAFPLIPVEEEGRLCDSALRENFIERVFCYRRLQDLLQNGLNRQELIRFHTIHKYLLLSHSPQHYKTMGQLVAQAERYRPKDLTVKYADLFMKTLAVRATVRKHVNVLQHIVGHFKKRMSPREKAELLGVINDYHQGLTPLIVPLTLLKHYVQVFDVSYIRDQVYLHPHPKELMLRNHV
- a CDS encoding FAD-dependent oxidoreductase gives rise to the protein MSATPNVLIIGAGVAGLACTRRLTNAGLACTVLEASDGIGGRARTDRVEGFQLDRGFQVLLAGYPEAREALNYSALKLMPFHPGALIRHAGRFHVMSDPFRRPQDLPEMLLSPIGSLADKFRMLRMRRDILQQHPVSQMKDPTQPTRDVLRAYDFSDAMVMHFFRPFLSSVFLETELSTPYWIFELVWGAFCRGVTALPRDGMGAVAQQLAANLNPGTIRLNQTVQRIQGSSAMLESGEQLAADVLVVATDDATAARLRGDDRPSASARGSVTLYFDAPAAPQRGPWLMLNGDGDGVVRTVCVLSEAAPSYAPSGRALISVTVAEQIDTHTDLSQTVQGHLCSWFGSQINEWRHLRTDRIQRALPPLNACSPGNRTISPRQAEGLYLCGDYRESGTLDGALLSGRKAAEAILSDYA
- a CDS encoding glutathione peroxidase, which codes for MLIYLKILFALPGLILLGLGFSAFSTSKTYAHEKQSNAPLHAGVTTAPLYGFRLPDIDGHPVDLKTFKGKVLLIVNTASMCGNTPQYADLQEMYERYQERGFEVLAFPANDFGQQEPGTNQEIKGFCYTRYSISFPLFSKISVVGKDKHPLYRYLTEQSAFPGRVTWNFQKYLVDRSGNVIGKYDPGMNPLSPTILADVEKALTAS
- a CDS encoding CbiX/SirB N-terminal domain-containing protein, encoding MSDSMKGVILVGHGGIPKDCPQDLVTKLKRLEAQRRAAKQPPSPEELELDQKIRRWPRTKATDPYQSGLEAVGAVLRPHLGDVLFAMAYNEFCAPTLEEAVEDVVKQGATSITVLTTMFTPGGSHSEVEIPEILEQLRPKYPDVELRYAWPFDLQLIAKTLTEQLRRWS
- a CDS encoding methane monooxygenase/ammonia monooxygenase subunit C, which produces MAASSERGYDVSQWYDSKPVKIGWFAMLAIGVFWVVYQRTFGYSHGLDSMTPEFESVWMGLWRFNILANAIFFATSIGWIWVTRDRNLANLDPKLELKRYFYWMGWLVCYIWGVYYAGSYTLEQDAAWHQVIIRDTSFTASHIVAFYGTFPLYITCGVSSYLYAQTRLPLYSQATSFPLVAAVVGPMFILPNVGLNEWGHAFWFVDELFAAPLHWGFVTLGWCGLFGAAGGVAAQIVSRMSNLADVIWNNAPKSILDPFPAQVQQGAKSVY